A single genomic interval of Sinorhizobium garamanticum harbors:
- the rplU gene encoding 50S ribosomal protein L21: MFAVIKTGGKQYRVAANDVITIEKLEGVQGDKIEFTEILMVGAGADATIGAPFVEGAVVSAEVVEQGRAKKVIAFKKRRRQNSKRSRGHRQHQTTVRILDIAAAGGKAKKASKKTEAAAEAAN, translated from the coding sequence ATGTTCGCAGTCATCAAGACCGGCGGTAAGCAGTACCGCGTGGCGGCCAACGACGTCATCACCATCGAAAAGCTGGAAGGCGTTCAAGGCGACAAGATTGAATTCACCGAGATCCTGATGGTCGGCGCCGGCGCCGATGCCACCATCGGTGCTCCGTTTGTCGAAGGTGCCGTTGTCAGCGCCGAAGTTGTGGAACAGGGCCGCGCCAAGAAGGTCATCGCCTTCAAGAAGCGCCGCCGCCAGAACTCCAAGCGTTCGCGCGGCCATCGCCAGCATCAGACGACTGTCCGCATCCTGGACATCGCTGCTGCCGGCGGCAAGGCGAAGAAGGCTTCGAAGAAGACCGAAGCTGCCGCTGAAGCTGCAAACTGA
- a CDS encoding GNAT family N-acetyltransferase, giving the protein MQTELLREDQSRSPEQRLRPQRSRTDCPILLSPRLVLRAPHEDDIDALAHLANNANIATMVSRMPHPYTTADAADFVRRAKAGTIGKCVYAITKADNGAFLGCCGIEPHPDGKTAELGYWLGEPYWNQGYATEAAQALTDMAFRTRDIDQIDARCRVMNIASRRVIQKCGFQFQGSGMVESLALGGMMSVEWYRLDRKTWVSLRSWGGMR; this is encoded by the coding sequence ATGCAAACCGAGCTCTTGAGGGAAGACCAATCCCGGTCTCCCGAACAAAGGCTGAGGCCTCAGCGGTCAAGGACCGATTGCCCGATATTGTTATCGCCCCGGCTCGTTTTACGCGCGCCCCACGAAGACGATATCGACGCCCTTGCCCATCTTGCCAACAACGCCAATATCGCCACCATGGTCTCGCGCATGCCGCACCCCTACACCACGGCGGATGCGGCCGATTTCGTGCGACGCGCAAAAGCCGGCACGATTGGCAAGTGCGTCTACGCGATCACCAAGGCGGACAATGGCGCATTCTTGGGTTGCTGCGGCATCGAGCCGCATCCCGACGGCAAGACGGCCGAGCTTGGCTACTGGCTGGGCGAACCCTATTGGAACCAGGGCTACGCCACGGAAGCCGCGCAAGCGCTGACCGACATGGCCTTCCGCACCCGCGACATCGACCAGATCGATGCGCGCTGCCGGGTCATGAACATCGCCTCGCGGCGGGTCATCCAGAAGTGCGGCTTCCAGTTCCAGGGCTCCGGCATGGTCGAAAGCCTGGCGCTCGGTGGCATGATGTCCGTCGAATGGTACCGGCTCGACCGTAAGACCTGGGTTTCGCTGAGAAGCTGGGGAGGCATGCGATGA
- the rpmA gene encoding 50S ribosomal protein L27 — protein sequence MAHKKAGGSSRNGRDSESKRLGVKKFGGEVVVAGNIIVRQRGTKWHPGANVGLGKDHTIFALTAGNVDFRTKANGRVYVSVMPKAEAAE from the coding sequence ATGGCACACAAAAAAGCTGGCGGTTCGTCGCGCAACGGTCGCGATTCTGAGTCCAAGCGCCTTGGCGTGAAGAAGTTCGGCGGCGAAGTCGTCGTTGCGGGCAACATCATCGTGCGCCAGCGCGGCACGAAGTGGCATCCGGGTGCCAATGTCGGCCTCGGCAAGGACCATACGATTTTTGCGCTTACGGCAGGCAACGTGGACTTCCGCACGAAGGCCAACGGCCGAGTCTACGTGTCTGTAATGCCGAAAGCGGAAGCAGCGGAATAA
- a CDS encoding GNAT family N-acetyltransferase gives MNALVPERSRVIIRPDPGPCPVIQTERLRLRPHRLADAEAIAQSLGDFQVARMLARVPAPYDHQDALDWLNRQATNVLPDWALAVTTGDDVHIGCVGIELRHGQWHVGYWLNRFYWGKGLASEAVHTAIERFFRRMPDTVLHSGVFADNPGSLRVQEKLGFRITGCSQIYALARNAMVAHIETRLTAADLRRPY, from the coding sequence ATGAACGCGCTCGTTCCCGAACGGTCGCGGGTCATCATCCGCCCCGATCCCGGCCCCTGCCCGGTCATCCAAACCGAGCGGCTCAGGCTCAGACCGCACCGGCTTGCCGATGCGGAAGCGATCGCCCAGTCGCTCGGCGACTTCCAAGTCGCGCGCATGCTGGCGCGCGTCCCGGCGCCTTATGACCATCAGGATGCGCTCGACTGGTTGAACCGCCAGGCGACCAACGTCCTGCCCGACTGGGCGCTCGCCGTCACCACCGGCGACGATGTCCATATCGGCTGCGTCGGCATCGAGCTCAGGCACGGTCAGTGGCATGTCGGCTACTGGCTGAACCGGTTCTACTGGGGCAAGGGTCTGGCGAGCGAGGCGGTCCACACGGCGATCGAGCGCTTCTTCCGGCGCATGCCGGACACCGTGCTCCACTCAGGTGTCTTTGCCGACAATCCGGGCTCGCTCCGGGTCCAGGAGAAGCTCGGCTTCAGGATCACCGGCTGCAGCCAGATCTACGCGCTCGCCCGCAACGCCATGGTCGCGCACATCGAGACGCGTCTGACAGCCGCGGATCTGCGTCGGCCGTACTAA